From one Streptomyces sp. Q6 genomic stretch:
- a CDS encoding GNAT family N-acetyltransferase — METPSDRHAYPAHWEADVVLRDGGTARIRPITTEDAEHLTSFYEQVSDESKYYRFFAPYPRLSDKDVHRFTHHDYVDRVGLAATVGGEFIATVRYDRINAQGRPASAPADEAEVAFLVQDAHQGRGVASALLEHIAAVARERGIRRFAAEVLPANTKMIKVFTDAGYTQKRSFEDGVVHLEFDLEPTEASLAVQRAREQRAEARSVQRLLAPGSVAVIGAGRTPGGVGRSVLDNLKDAGFTGRMYAVNKAYPEDFKELDGVPAHRSVRDIDPAEPVDLAVVAVPAPDVPEVVAECGERGVQGLVVISAGYAESGAEGRERQRELVRQARTYGMRIIGPNAFGVVNTSPDVRLNASLAPEMPRPGRIGLFAQSGAIGIALLARLQRRGGGVTGLTGVSTFVSAGNRADVSGNDVLQYWYDDPDTDVALMYLESIGNPRKFTRLARRTAAAKPLVVVQGARHSGIAPTGHTVRATRLPYATVSALLRQAGVIRVDTITELVDAGLLLARQPLPAGPRVAILGNSESLGLLTYDVCLSEGLRPKPPRDLTTEASAQDFRAALEDALADDKTDAVVVTAMPTVGEDPTEDAELAAALSAAAATVPTKPVLVVHVELGGLAEALSAAASTGPNAPGAQPAARPAPAAEDAPGTTRRLIPAYPAAERAVRALSEVAKYAQWRRDAAEPGKVPEYDDIDEAGAAALITELLAEEDDPRGTELAPDAARELLARYGVDVRRTLPAPDPDEAAAAARALGYPVALKTTAPHLRHRPDLGGVRLDLANEGELRRAYEELGERLGAPAELRPVVQAMAPRGVDTVVRAVIDPAAGAVLSFGLAGAASELLGDTAHRLIPVTDRDAQGIVRSIKTAPILFGWRGSAPVDTPALEELLQRVSRLVDDHPEVVGVALEPVVVAQHGLSVLGASVRLAPPPARDDLGPRTLPVAY, encoded by the coding sequence ATGGAGACCCCGTCGGACCGGCACGCCTACCCCGCCCACTGGGAGGCCGACGTCGTGCTGCGCGACGGCGGCACCGCGCGGATCAGGCCGATCACCACCGAGGACGCCGAGCACCTGACCAGCTTCTACGAGCAGGTCTCGGACGAGTCGAAGTACTACCGCTTCTTCGCGCCCTACCCGCGTCTGTCCGACAAGGATGTCCACCGGTTCACCCATCACGACTACGTGGACCGCGTCGGACTGGCGGCCACGGTGGGCGGCGAGTTCATTGCGACGGTGCGCTACGACCGGATCAACGCGCAGGGCAGGCCCGCCTCCGCGCCGGCCGACGAGGCCGAGGTCGCCTTCCTCGTGCAGGACGCCCATCAGGGGCGTGGCGTGGCGTCCGCCCTTCTGGAGCACATCGCGGCCGTCGCCCGCGAGCGCGGCATCCGCCGGTTCGCCGCCGAGGTGCTGCCCGCCAACACCAAGATGATCAAGGTGTTCACGGACGCCGGATACACGCAGAAGCGCAGCTTCGAGGACGGCGTCGTCCACCTGGAGTTCGACCTGGAGCCCACGGAGGCGTCGCTCGCCGTGCAGCGCGCCCGGGAGCAGCGCGCCGAGGCCCGATCCGTGCAGCGCCTCCTCGCCCCCGGATCGGTCGCCGTGATCGGCGCGGGGCGTACACCCGGGGGAGTGGGCCGCAGCGTTCTCGACAACCTGAAGGACGCGGGCTTCACCGGCCGCATGTATGCGGTGAACAAGGCCTACCCCGAGGACTTCAAGGAGCTCGACGGCGTCCCCGCCCACCGCTCCGTCCGTGACATCGACCCCGCCGAGCCCGTCGACCTGGCCGTCGTCGCCGTCCCCGCCCCCGACGTCCCCGAGGTCGTCGCCGAATGCGGCGAACGAGGCGTACAGGGCCTCGTCGTCATCTCCGCCGGCTACGCGGAGAGCGGCGCCGAAGGCCGCGAGCGCCAGCGGGAACTGGTGCGCCAGGCCCGCACCTACGGAATGCGCATCATCGGGCCCAACGCGTTCGGGGTGGTCAACACCTCACCCGACGTACGGCTCAACGCCTCGCTCGCCCCCGAGATGCCCCGCCCCGGACGCATCGGCCTGTTCGCCCAGTCCGGCGCCATCGGCATCGCCCTCCTCGCGCGGCTCCAGCGGCGCGGCGGGGGAGTCACCGGCCTCACCGGCGTCTCCACGTTCGTCTCCGCGGGCAACCGCGCGGACGTCTCCGGCAACGACGTCCTCCAGTACTGGTACGACGACCCGGACACGGACGTCGCTCTCATGTACCTCGAATCGATCGGCAACCCGCGCAAGTTCACCCGCCTCGCCCGCCGCACCGCGGCCGCGAAGCCCCTCGTGGTCGTCCAGGGCGCCCGGCACAGCGGCATCGCCCCCACCGGGCACACCGTGCGCGCCACCCGCCTCCCGTACGCCACCGTCTCCGCGCTCCTGCGCCAGGCCGGCGTCATCCGGGTCGACACCATCACCGAACTCGTCGACGCGGGGCTCCTGCTGGCCCGCCAGCCGCTCCCGGCGGGCCCGCGCGTCGCCATCCTGGGCAACTCCGAATCGCTGGGTCTGCTCACGTACGACGTCTGTCTCTCCGAAGGGCTGCGGCCCAAGCCGCCCCGCGACCTCACCACCGAGGCCTCCGCACAGGACTTCCGTGCCGCCCTGGAGGACGCGCTCGCGGACGACAAGACCGACGCCGTCGTCGTCACCGCGATGCCGACCGTGGGGGAGGACCCGACCGAGGACGCCGAGCTGGCCGCCGCCCTGAGCGCGGCCGCCGCGACCGTGCCCACGAAGCCGGTGCTCGTCGTCCACGTGGAGCTGGGCGGCCTCGCCGAGGCCCTGTCCGCCGCGGCGAGCACCGGGCCCAACGCCCCGGGAGCGCAGCCCGCGGCCCGGCCCGCACCCGCCGCCGAGGACGCCCCCGGCACCACCCGGCGCCTCATCCCCGCCTACCCCGCCGCCGAGCGCGCCGTCCGCGCCCTGTCCGAGGTCGCCAAGTACGCCCAGTGGCGGCGCGACGCGGCGGAGCCCGGCAAGGTCCCCGAGTACGACGACATCGACGAGGCCGGGGCCGCCGCCCTCATCACCGAACTGCTCGCCGAGGAGGACGACCCGCGCGGCACGGAGCTCGCCCCGGACGCCGCCCGCGAACTGCTCGCCCGCTACGGCGTCGACGTACGCAGGACGCTGCCCGCCCCCGACCCCGACGAGGCCGCCGCGGCCGCGCGTGCGCTCGGCTACCCGGTGGCCCTGAAGACGACGGCCCCGCACCTGCGCCACCGCCCCGACCTCGGCGGCGTCCGCCTCGACCTCGCCAACGAAGGAGAGCTGCGGCGCGCCTACGAAGAGCTCGGGGAGCGGCTCGGGGCGCCCGCCGAGCTGCGGCCCGTCGTCCAGGCGATGGCACCGCGCGGCGTCGACACCGTCGTACGGGCCGTGATCGACCCGGCGGCCGGAGCCGTGCTCTCCTTCGGCCTCGCCGGCGCCGCGTCCGAACTGCTCGGCGACACCGCCCACCGTCTGATCCCGGTCACCGACCGGGACGCCCAGGGCATCGTCCGCTCCATCAAGACGGCGCCGATCCTCTTCGGCTGGCGCGGCTCCGCACCCGTCGACACGCCCGCGCTCGAAGAACTCCTGCAACGCGTGTCCCGCCTCGTCGACGACCACCCCGAGGTCGTCGGCGTCGCCCTCGAACCGGTCGTCGTGGCCCAGCACGGACTGTCCGTGCTCGGCGCGTCCGTCCGGCTCGCGCCCCCTCCCGCCCGCGACGACCTCGGCCCGCGAACCCTGCCCGTCGCGTACTGA
- a CDS encoding DUF5998 family protein, with amino-acid sequence MAKTSTTTQGLRAAIERSGYYPALVAEAVEAAVGGEPMSSYLVHQETTFDANEVRRHVTVLVLTDTRFIVSHTDEQAADTTSPTPYATTSTESVKIGRISSVVLSRVVANPEKYVPGTLPREVVLTIGWGAVSRIDLEPAACGDPNCEADHGYTGSSTADDLSLRVSEAGDGPETVRQALAFAQALSEATADAGR; translated from the coding sequence ATGGCCAAGACCAGTACGACGACCCAAGGGTTGCGAGCGGCGATCGAGCGCAGCGGCTACTACCCGGCCCTCGTGGCCGAGGCGGTGGAGGCCGCGGTCGGCGGCGAACCCATGTCGTCGTACCTCGTGCACCAGGAGACCACGTTCGACGCGAACGAGGTCCGTCGTCATGTCACGGTCCTGGTCCTGACCGACACCCGCTTCATCGTCAGCCACACCGACGAGCAGGCGGCCGACACCACGTCCCCGACGCCGTACGCGACGACGTCCACGGAATCCGTGAAGATCGGCCGGATCTCCTCCGTCGTGCTCAGCCGCGTCGTCGCCAACCCGGAGAAGTACGTGCCGGGCACGCTGCCTCGCGAGGTCGTCCTCACCATCGGCTGGGGCGCCGTCTCCCGTATCGACCTGGAGCCCGCCGCCTGCGGCGACCCCAACTGCGAGGCGGACCACGGCTACACGGGCAGCTCCACCGCCGACGACCTGAGCCTGCGCGTCAGCGAGGCGGGCGACGGTCCGGAGACCGTGCGCCAGGCCCTCGCCTTCGCGCAGGCGCTCTCCGAGGCCACCGCGGACGCGGGACGCTGA
- a CDS encoding nucleotide pyrophosphatase/phosphodiesterase family protein gives MTQAAWDDVEPLPVHSAPVPAYGSGSLADLLPTLGAHLGVPDCTAAIPELAPVDRACVFLIDGLGWEQLKAHPDEAPFLSSLIASSRGGTGQPITAGYPATTATSLASVGTGLPPGAHGLPGYTVRNPDTGELMNQLRWNPWTKPQTWQPYPTIFQRAHDAGVHTAQVSAPAFQSTPLTKIALSGGTFHGRLSGEDRMDLAAEQLAAGDRSLVYTYYSEVDGKGHRFGVDSDPWRGQLMYVDRLAQRLAEQLPPRSALYVTADHGMLDIPFDEQSRIDFDTDWELRAGVALLGGEGRARHVYAVPGAQNDVLAVWREVLGEQFWIASRDEAIAAGWFGPQVDRRVYERLGDVIAAARDDVVIIASENEPKESAMVGNHGSMTPVEQLVPLLEVRS, from the coding sequence ATGACGCAGGCCGCCTGGGACGACGTAGAGCCGCTGCCCGTCCACTCCGCTCCCGTCCCGGCGTACGGCTCCGGCTCCCTCGCCGACCTGCTGCCCACCCTCGGCGCCCACCTCGGCGTCCCCGACTGCACGGCCGCGATTCCGGAGCTCGCTCCGGTCGACCGCGCCTGCGTCTTCCTCATCGACGGCCTCGGCTGGGAGCAGCTGAAGGCCCACCCGGACGAGGCGCCCTTCCTGAGCTCGCTCATAGCGTCCTCACGCGGCGGCACCGGACAGCCGATCACCGCGGGATACCCGGCCACCACCGCGACCTCCCTCGCCTCGGTCGGTACGGGACTGCCGCCCGGCGCCCACGGCCTGCCCGGCTACACCGTGCGCAACCCCGACACCGGCGAGCTGATGAACCAGCTCCGGTGGAACCCGTGGACCAAGCCGCAGACCTGGCAGCCGTACCCGACGATCTTCCAGCGCGCCCACGACGCGGGCGTCCACACGGCGCAGGTCTCCGCGCCCGCCTTCCAGTCGACGCCGCTCACGAAGATCGCCCTCAGCGGCGGCACCTTCCACGGACGTCTGTCCGGCGAGGACCGCATGGACCTGGCCGCCGAGCAACTGGCGGCGGGGGACCGGTCGTTGGTCTACACGTACTACAGCGAGGTCGACGGCAAGGGGCACCGCTTCGGTGTCGACTCCGACCCCTGGCGCGGCCAGCTCATGTACGTCGACCGGCTCGCCCAGCGCCTCGCCGAGCAACTGCCGCCGCGCAGCGCGCTGTACGTCACGGCCGACCACGGCATGCTCGACATCCCCTTCGACGAGCAGTCCCGCATCGACTTCGACACGGACTGGGAACTGCGCGCGGGCGTGGCCCTGTTGGGCGGCGAGGGCCGCGCGCGCCACGTGTACGCGGTGCCGGGCGCGCAGAACGACGTCCTCGCGGTGTGGCGCGAGGTGCTCGGCGAGCAGTTCTGGATCGCGAGCCGCGACGAGGCGATCGCCGCGGGCTGGTTCGGTCCGCAGGTCGACCGGCGCGTGTACGAGCGGCTCGGTGACGTGATCGCCGCCGCCCGCGACGACGTGGTGATCATCGCGTCCGAGAACGAACCGAAGGAGTCGGCGATGGTCGGCAACCACGGCTCGATGACCCCGGTGGAACAACTGGTACCGCTGCTCGAAGTGCGCTCCTGA
- a CDS encoding thymidine kinase: MPELVFFSGTMDCGKSTLALQIEHNRSARGLKGLIFTRDDRAGEGKLSSRLGLVTDAVEAGAGLDLYAYVVGQLSRGDKVDYVIVDEAQFLATEQIDQLARVVDDLDLDVFAFGITTDFRTRLFPGSQRLIELADRIEALQVEAMCWCGERATHNARTVGGEMVVEGAQVVIGDVDRPAAEVGYEVLCRRHHRKRMTSASAHAAALSPDVLPVGG, translated from the coding sequence ATGCCCGAGCTTGTGTTCTTCTCCGGAACGATGGACTGCGGAAAGAGCACCTTGGCGCTCCAGATCGAGCACAACCGTTCGGCACGGGGACTCAAGGGCCTGATCTTCACACGGGACGACCGCGCCGGCGAGGGCAAGCTGTCGTCGCGGCTCGGCCTGGTGACGGACGCGGTGGAGGCGGGCGCCGGGCTCGACCTGTACGCGTATGTGGTGGGGCAGTTGTCGCGGGGCGACAAGGTGGACTACGTGATCGTGGACGAGGCCCAGTTCCTCGCCACGGAGCAGATCGACCAACTGGCCCGCGTCGTGGACGACCTGGACCTGGACGTCTTCGCCTTCGGTATCACGACGGACTTCCGCACGCGTCTCTTCCCCGGCTCGCAGCGCCTGATCGAGCTGGCGGACCGGATAGAGGCGTTGCAGGTCGAGGCGATGTGCTGGTGCGGCGAGCGCGCCACGCACAACGCGCGCACGGTGGGCGGCGAGATGGTCGTCGAGGGCGCGCAGGTCGTCATCGGCGACGTGGACCGCCCGGCGGCCGAGGTCGGCTACGAGGTCCTGTGCCGCCGCCACCACCGCAAGCGCATGACCAGCGCCTCGGCGCACGCGGCGGCCCTGTCGCCGGACGTGCTGCCGGTGGGAGGCTGA
- a CDS encoding VOC family protein, whose translation MTEAAARRAPGTPCWVSLMVHSLTASQEFYGALFGWEFRPGPQQLGPYARALLNGKEVAGIGQLPPDRHLPVAWTPYLATDDVDATAETVRHCGGTVGVGPLDAGEAGRMAIGSDPAGAVFGVWQAAAHLGMAVTGVPGAVAWNELVTRETASVGKFYQAVFGYAEEAVVSADFDYLTLLLEEHPVASVHGVGNALPRDRGAYWITYFEVADVDEAVERVADLGGHVIKPPRDGSYGRVATVADPEGAQFALVTSRTD comes from the coding sequence ATGACCGAGGCAGCAGCCCGGCGCGCACCGGGCACACCGTGCTGGGTGAGTCTGATGGTGCACAGCTTGACGGCGAGCCAGGAGTTCTACGGGGCGCTGTTCGGCTGGGAGTTCAGGCCGGGGCCGCAGCAGCTCGGCCCGTATGCGCGGGCGCTCCTGAACGGCAAGGAAGTGGCCGGCATCGGCCAGCTGCCGCCCGACCGCCACCTGCCGGTCGCCTGGACCCCGTACCTGGCCACCGACGACGTGGACGCGACGGCGGAGACGGTCCGGCACTGCGGCGGCACGGTGGGCGTCGGCCCGCTCGACGCGGGCGAGGCGGGCCGGATGGCGATCGGCTCCGACCCGGCGGGCGCGGTGTTCGGCGTCTGGCAGGCCGCGGCGCACCTGGGCATGGCGGTGACCGGGGTGCCGGGCGCGGTGGCGTGGAACGAGTTGGTGACGCGGGAGACGGCGAGCGTCGGCAAGTTCTACCAGGCGGTCTTCGGATACGCCGAAGAGGCCGTGGTCTCCGCCGACTTCGACTACCTGACGCTGCTCCTGGAGGAGCACCCGGTGGCGTCCGTGCACGGCGTGGGGAACGCCCTGCCGCGCGATCGCGGCGCGTACTGGATCACGTACTTCGAGGTCGCCGATGTGGACGAGGCCGTGGAGCGGGTCGCGGACCTGGGCGGTCATGTGATCAAGCCGCCGCGCGACGGTTCGTACGGGCGGGTGGCCACGGTGGCCGACCCCGAGGGAGCGCAGTTCGCGCTCGTGACGTCGCGGACGGACTAG
- a CDS encoding sulfurtransferase, with the protein MNAIISASELASELAGDTPPVLLDIRWQLSVAKAAGEPAFDGRAEYAKGHLPGAVFIDLDAELAGHAGPGEGRHPLPDLADLGAVLRAAGVSADRDVVVYDGGQGWAAARAWWLLRWTGHPSVRVLDGGLAAWDGPLETSAPSPEPGTFEPAPGATGLLDADAAAALARSGLLLDARAAERYRGDVEPIDRVGGHIPGAVSAPTTENVAADGRFHSAAELADRFKSLGATGDPGQVGVYCGSGVSGAHEVLALAVAGIDAQLYVGSWSQWSSDESRPVATGPDPQ; encoded by the coding sequence ATGAATGCCATCATCTCCGCATCCGAACTTGCGAGCGAGTTGGCGGGGGACACTCCGCCGGTGCTGCTCGACATCCGCTGGCAGCTGAGCGTCGCGAAGGCCGCTGGAGAGCCCGCTTTCGACGGTCGCGCCGAGTACGCCAAGGGGCACTTGCCGGGCGCGGTCTTCATCGATCTCGACGCGGAACTCGCAGGTCACGCGGGTCCGGGCGAGGGACGGCACCCGCTGCCCGATCTGGCGGACCTCGGGGCCGTGCTGCGCGCCGCGGGCGTCTCGGCCGACCGGGACGTCGTTGTGTACGACGGTGGACAGGGCTGGGCGGCCGCTCGCGCCTGGTGGCTGTTGCGCTGGACGGGGCATCCGTCCGTACGCGTCCTCGACGGCGGCCTCGCCGCCTGGGACGGTCCCCTGGAGACCTCCGCGCCGTCCCCGGAGCCCGGCACCTTCGAACCTGCACCGGGTGCCACCGGCCTGCTCGACGCGGACGCCGCGGCGGCCCTCGCCCGCTCGGGGCTGCTCCTGGACGCCCGCGCCGCCGAGCGCTACCGCGGCGACGTGGAGCCCATCGACCGCGTCGGCGGCCACATCCCGGGCGCGGTGTCGGCCCCGACCACGGAGAACGTGGCGGCGGACGGCCGTTTCCACTCCGCCGCCGAACTCGCCGACCGCTTCAAGTCCCTCGGCGCCACCGGCGATCCGGGTCAGGTCGGCGTCTACTGCGGCTCGGGCGTCTCCGGCGCCCATGAAGTCCTCGCCCTCGCGGTGGCGGGCATCGACGCCCAGCTCTACGTCGGCTCGTGGTCCCAGTGGTCGTCGGACGAGTCCCGCCCGGTAGCGACGGGTCCGGACCCCCAGTGA
- the sepH gene encoding septation protein SepH, which translates to MPELRVVAVSNDGTRLVLKAADSTEYTLPIDERLRAAVRGDRPRLGQIEIEVESHLRPRDIQARIRAGASAEEVAQFAGIPVDRVRRFEGPVLAERAFMAERARKTPVRRPGENTGPQLGEAVQERLLLRGADKETVQWDSWRRDDGTWEVLLVYRVAGEPHSASWTYDPPRRLVQAVDDEARSLIGESDDIGAPEPTFPFVPRIARLPRDRPLDRALDRQLERPTPPPPEVGPPAPEENLPAIASASERDSLTSLLEAVPSYRGDIVVPDRPTTAPEPPPEEPEPSTAAELEEPAAPAASAGAGSAYADVLMPRSVAGHRDRLTGTTDRQAEADGVRPGRRAAVPSWDEIVFGTRRKKQE; encoded by the coding sequence ATGCCCGAACTGCGTGTCGTGGCCGTCTCTAACGACGGCACACGGCTGGTGCTGAAGGCTGCGGACAGCACGGAGTACACGCTTCCGATCGACGAGCGCCTCCGGGCCGCCGTGCGCGGCGACCGTCCGCGTCTCGGCCAGATCGAGATCGAGGTGGAGAGCCACCTCCGCCCGCGCGACATTCAGGCGCGCATACGGGCCGGCGCCTCCGCCGAGGAGGTCGCCCAGTTCGCGGGCATCCCGGTCGATCGTGTACGCCGCTTCGAGGGCCCCGTGCTCGCGGAGCGTGCCTTCATGGCCGAGCGGGCCAGGAAGACCCCCGTGCGCCGTCCCGGCGAGAACACCGGCCCCCAGCTCGGCGAGGCGGTGCAGGAGCGACTCCTGCTGCGCGGCGCCGACAAGGAAACCGTCCAGTGGGACTCCTGGCGCCGCGACGACGGCACCTGGGAAGTCCTGCTCGTGTACCGCGTCGCGGGCGAACCGCACTCGGCGAGCTGGACCTACGACCCGCCCCGCAGGCTCGTCCAGGCCGTGGACGACGAGGCGCGCTCGCTGATCGGCGAGTCCGACGACATCGGTGCGCCCGAACCCACGTTCCCGTTCGTACCGCGCATCGCGCGGCTGCCCAGGGACCGGCCGCTGGACCGTGCCCTGGACCGGCAGTTGGAGCGTCCGACGCCACCGCCGCCGGAGGTCGGCCCGCCGGCGCCCGAGGAGAACCTGCCCGCGATCGCCTCCGCCTCGGAGCGCGACTCGCTGACCAGCCTCCTGGAGGCGGTGCCCAGTTACCGCGGCGACATCGTCGTGCCCGACCGTCCGACGACGGCTCCCGAGCCGCCGCCGGAGGAGCCCGAGCCGTCCACGGCAGCCGAGTTGGAAGAGCCGGCGGCACCCGCCGCGTCGGCCGGTGCCGGATCGGCGTACGCGGATGTCCTGATGCCGCGCTCCGTCGCGGGCCACCGGGACCGTCTGACCGGCACCACCGACCGGCAGGCCGAGGCCGACGGGGTGCGCCCCGGCCGGCGGGCCGCGGTGCCCAGCTGGGACGAGATCGTGTTCGGCACGCGGCGCAAGAAGCAGGAGTAG
- a CDS encoding D-arabinono-1,4-lactone oxidase, which produces MSTAQTGSTKSSEAWRNWAGNVVSRPVREVTPASVEELTAAVRRAAQDGLKVKAVGTGHSFTAAAATDGVLIRPQLLTGIRDIDRENGTVTVEAGTPLKRLNLALAREGLSLTNMGDIMEQTVSGATSTGTHGTGRDSASIAAQIKGLELVTASGELITCSEKENPEVFAAARIGLGALGIITAITFAVEPVFLLTAREEPMTFDKVLADFDELHAENEHFEFYWFPHTGNCNTKRNNRSAGPEAPVSRLSGIWEDEILSNGLFQAVNSLGRAVPATIPTIAKISSKALSARTYTDIPYKVFTSPRRVRFVEMEYAVPRAALVETLRELKSMVDRSNLRVSFPVEVRTAPADDIALSTAADRDSAYIAVHMYKGTPYQRYFTAAEQIFTAHEGRPHWGKVHTRDAEYFARVYPRFGEFTALRDRLDPDRLFGNAYLRRVLGD; this is translated from the coding sequence ATGAGCACGGCGCAGACGGGCAGCACGAAGAGCAGCGAAGCGTGGCGTAACTGGGCGGGGAACGTCGTCTCCCGCCCGGTGCGCGAGGTGACGCCCGCGTCCGTGGAAGAACTCACCGCGGCCGTCCGCAGGGCCGCACAGGACGGCCTGAAGGTGAAGGCGGTCGGCACCGGCCACTCGTTCACGGCGGCTGCGGCGACCGACGGGGTGTTGATACGCCCTCAACTGTTGACCGGTATCCGCGATATCGACCGTGAGAACGGCACCGTCACGGTCGAGGCCGGTACGCCGCTCAAGCGACTCAATCTGGCCCTGGCCCGCGAGGGCCTGTCGCTCACGAACATGGGCGACATCATGGAGCAGACCGTCTCCGGCGCCACGAGCACCGGCACCCACGGCACGGGCCGCGACTCCGCCTCCATCGCCGCTCAGATCAAGGGACTCGAACTCGTCACCGCGAGCGGTGAACTGATCACCTGCTCCGAGAAGGAGAACCCCGAGGTCTTCGCCGCCGCCCGCATCGGCCTAGGCGCGCTCGGCATCATCACCGCGATCACCTTCGCCGTGGAGCCGGTCTTCCTGCTCACCGCGCGCGAGGAGCCGATGACCTTCGACAAGGTCCTCGCCGACTTCGACGAGCTGCACGCCGAGAACGAGCACTTCGAGTTCTACTGGTTCCCGCACACCGGCAACTGCAACACCAAGCGCAACAACCGCAGCGCGGGACCCGAGGCGCCGGTCTCCCGGCTCAGTGGCATCTGGGAGGACGAGATCCTCTCCAACGGTCTGTTCCAGGCAGTCAATTCGCTGGGCCGCGCCGTGCCCGCCACGATCCCGACGATCGCCAAGATCTCCAGCAAGGCGCTGTCCGCCCGCACGTACACGGACATTCCCTACAAGGTCTTCACATCTCCGCGCCGCGTGCGCTTCGTGGAGATGGAGTACGCGGTTCCGCGCGCGGCCCTGGTGGAGACGCTGCGCGAGCTGAAGTCCATGGTGGACCGCTCGAATCTGCGCGTCAGCTTCCCCGTGGAGGTCCGCACGGCCCCGGCCGACGACATCGCGCTGTCCACGGCGGCCGACCGCGACAGCGCGTACATCGCGGTCCACATGTACAAGGGCACCCCGTACCAGCGGTACTTCACGGCGGCCGAGCAGATCTTCACCGCCCACGAGGGCCGCCCGCACTGGGGCAAGGTGCACACGCGCGACGCCGAGTACTTCGCGCGGGTCTACCCGCGCTTCGGCGAGTTCACGGCGCTGCGCGACCGCCTGGACCCGGACCGGCTGTTCGGCAACGCCTACCTGCGCCGGGTCCTCGGCGACTGA